From Syntrophales bacterium:
TGAGCTCGCGATGGCGGGCAGGTGTTTCTCCGCCAAAGCACCGCAATCGCGCTCTTCTGACCCCTTCAGCCTTCAGTCTAAATAGCTTCAGCCTGACTACGTGAGTAGTTAACAAGATTCAAACAAAAAAGAAGGCAGTTTATGAAATCTCTCAGGATTCTTCTGGTTGAGGACAATCCCGATCATGCTGAACTGGCCAGGGGGGCATTGATGCGTGCAAAGGAGGGAGGCGAAGTTGTGTGGGTGGAATCGGGATATGATTGTCTGGAAAGACTCGCCGATGACTCCAAATTCGATTTAATCCTGCTGGATTACAGTCTCCCGGGGATTGACGGCATGGAGACTCTGGGGAAAATCAATAAGGCTGGTTACGATATACCAGTGATCATGGTAACGGGCCATGGGAACGAGGCGGTCGCCGCCGAGGCGATAAAAATGGGGGCGTATGATTATATTGTCAAAACGGGCGGTTATCTCACAGTGCTGCCCGTAGTGGCAATAAAAGCCTGGGAGAGTCACAGGACAGACAGAGAAAATGTGGAATTGAGGGAAAATATTGAGCAAAAATATCTTGATACTCTCGCGGTGTTGATTTCTGTAATTGAGACGAAAGACAGCTACACCAGCGGTCATTCCGAGATGGTGTCAAAGTATGCTTTTGCCATCGCAAAAGAAATGAATTTGTCTTCTGGAGAAGCAGAGCGCATCCGAACAGCGGGACTGCTTCACGATATCGGAAAGATTGCGATAGACAAAGAAATTCTCCTCAAAAACGGCTCTCTGACCGGTGAAGAAAGAAAAGAGGTTCAAACTCATTGCGAATGCGGCGTGAAGATACTCAGACCCGCGGCGTTTCTCGGAGAGCTTTTGCCCATTGTCCATCAGCACCACGAGCGTTTTGACGGAAAGGGTTATCCCCAGGGTATAAAAGGCGATGAGATTGATCTGGGCGCCCGGATACTG
This genomic window contains:
- a CDS encoding response regulator; translation: MKSLRILLVEDNPDHAELARGALMRAKEGGEVVWVESGYDCLERLADDSKFDLILLDYSLPGIDGMETLGKINKAGYDIPVIMVTGHGNEAVAAEAIKMGAYDYIVKTGGYLTVLPVVAIKAWESHRTDRENVELRENIEQKYLDTLAVLISVIETKDSYTSGHSEMVSKYAFAIAKEMNLSSGEAERIRTAGLLHDIGKIAIDKEILLKNGSLTGEERKEVQTHCECGVKILRPAAFLGELLPIVHQHHERFDGKGYPQGIKGDEIDLGARILAVADSFEAMTNVRSYHPAMPFEDAVDEIKKHAGTQFDPEVVEAFLSAVKKDRWKVEG